The genomic region AAAATTGTTCCTTTCAGTAGATGTACTGCGCCTGGTACAAATGGTTAGAATTTAGGACTGCATAGCCTATCACCGTTTCAGCATGTTTTTCAGGAAGCAGATGGCACAGATTGCTACTCTATCTACCTCATCGAATTGTTCTCCTTTTAGTTCATTATCTGGGCTTTGCAATGGAGGTTATTTCGATCTGGTATACAAACAGCATATATCGAGTCATATACTTTGCTCGGATGCGCAGCcattgttttggcctgtccttgaATAAGGCGGCGCTTCCTTTTCTAAACATATAGATGAATGCCGTCAGCCCTTTTCATCTAGATTACCTGTAAATGGTCTGTGTGGTCACTGATGTTGGGCCATTGCAGGAACACACTTTTTTTGTAGACCATTATACTCTGCTCCTGTTGGTGTTTCTACTTTCTAGCCAGAGTACGGCAATCAAAGGATCCTTCTTCCCTATTTTAGTCATGCACCTCATTCTCTGAAAAACATGCTGAGTGTACTGTTTAAGTTTAGTGGCGGCTAATACTTACTGCAGCTGTTGTTACCAAGTGCAAGAAACATATATATGTGTAGTGCCAGGTTAGGTCGTACGGCGTATGTAGTTTTACTACCTTCTTTCTGTCTGACGGATTGATGGTTTCCGCCGCATCTTCATATTGTCATTATACTCTGAACTCATCAGCTTTCTTATAAAATTGAGCTGATCGCCTTTGCTCTTATATAGAATAGTAGAAGAAACATATGTATTTCTAGTTGCAGTTTTCACTCTGTTTAACTATGAATCCTATATCTTCTCTTGTAGGCTTTGCATGATGGAGGCTGCACGGTATCGACCTTGGTCAGATCTCCTGCCCGAACTTCTAAGCCTTGTCCTCAAGCGTCTCCCTTCCCTAGCTGACCGTGTTCATCTGAGGGCAGTCTGTCACCCATGGCGCTCTAACTGTCTGCTGCAACCGCTTCCCGTCCCGTTCCCATGGCTCACCCTCCCTGACGGAACATTCCTCTGTATCCCAGGAGGCGAGGTTCACCGCATGCCAGCTGTACCAGATGGTGTTAGTTGCCGTGGCTCCATCGATAACTGGCTATTTCTCATGAGTAGTGATGATGCATGCACATTGATGAACCCTTTCTCCAAAACCACTTTGGAGCTTCCTAATCTGGTCTCAGTTTGGCAGCGTAAGGTACCCTACGAATCTGATCCTACACAACTTTTCTACAAGTTGGTGGTGCCCTCACCCGTGGACCTATCACCTGATTCCCTCATTGTGGCATTGATGATGGACGAAGTTAATATTGGTACAGTTTGCATTAGCCAGCCACCGATGGCCACTTACTCGTTACGAGGCAATAGGCAGCCATTATACCACCCGTATGATGTTGCGTTCTTTGATGGAAAGTTGTATGCGGTGACTTCCATTGGCAAGCTCTTCATCCTTGAGTTTTGCAGCAATCTTGGTAGTAATCCAAAAATCAAATGCGTAATTGAGTCTTTGGGTGTTTGCCTTGGAGTACCAGAATGCGTTTCCGGAGAGAAAGTGTGTACATTCAGGTTGTATCTAGTTGAATGCGGTGGTAGACTGTTGATGGTTCAACGATTTATTCGTCACCTGGGCCCTCTCTGTAGGGATAATATATTTGAAAATATGCAGACTATTGGGTTTGTTGTCGTCGAGGCAGACTTGCACTCTGAGCCTTGCCGATGGAGAATGATCAGTGAGTTGGGTGGCCATGCTCTCTTTGTTGGCAAGCATGGCTCCAAGTCTCTGCCTGCTAGAGAATGCAGCGGATCCCAAGAGGATTGCATCTACTTCATTTGTGACTATGCACATCCAAAATTCTCTATGAGTCCATTTCATGACTCTGGTGTGTACAACATGGGGAATGGGAGGATCACACCATTGATGTCTCAGACTGCAGCACCTGCACATGATGCTGGCCAGTGGCGCCCAACATGGTTTTTCCATGCTGGAGCTGTTTCACAGATTGTCATGTGTATGCCTAATTTGTTCTGCTGAAGCTTTGTGATCAACCCAGCCTGCGCGCTGTCATCTTTATCCTAGTGTTATTTTATCGTTCGACTTACGTTCTTAATTTGTATGTTGATCAACCCAGCCTTGTTCTGGTTATGTTTTTGCTGGGGCTATCTCATGTACCACAGAATTTCGAACTTTTAATTGGTATGATGGTGTGCACTTCAAATCTTATCAATGGTCCCAATTGGATGTATTCAGATGTGCAACTTGATCTTTGTTTGAGTGATGAGACTATTAAGCTAGGGCATGTACGTGAACAACCTTTTCTGGAGGTGAATAAACTTGGGTGTTTCATTAGCCATTGAATCCTGATTGCTGCCTGCAGGGGTTACTGAGTTTTGCTCACAACTATGATCATATTTCGGATTGCTTGGCACTCCCATGTGAAGGCAAGTTTCTTTGCTTCTTTTGAGATGAGAAAATCATTCTATCTATGAATGGTCCTAAGAGCATCTCCATCCGTTGGCCCCAGGCGGCTCGAAAAATCACCGCCTGGGGGTGAACACGCGCTAAAATCGGCCTGGGGGCGATCCGGTTCCCAGCCGACGCCCCCAGGGTCGGCCCCAGGCGgctatttttaaatttttttaaaatatttatttGTCTAAAATTCGGCAAAACACAAACATTACATTATCTCGGCGAATTGAAATAGTTTTCTACATAGGTAAAATACCTAAAGAAAAAACAAAACGGGGCCGCGACTACAAGCCGAAAAACATGAGAGAGGCGAGGTCGCCGCTGTCGTtgtcgtccttctcctccttcacgcggatgccactgctggacccctgcccggggtcGCCCTGGCGGACCGGCGGAGACGGCGCGTCATCGCCGCTGtcgtcgtcgaggacgacgacgccttCCTCATCGCGGCCACGGCGCCGAGCGGCGTACTGCTCAAAGGCGCGGCGCTGGCGCCTCAGGTCCGTCCGCGCCCAGTCCTCGCGCGCCCACTTCAAGGCCGCCTCGTCGTCGAGCCCTGGCTCTGCCTTCACGTCGGCGAGCCCTGGCTTCATCTTGACAACGGCAAGGCCCgactccgtcttcggcttgacgaagcggGGAGGAGCTGAGGAGGAGGCACGCCCATGATGCCGGCGTTGtgggtgcgccggccgagcggcgtctcggTGGTCTCCGTGGGCTCGGCCTTGACACCGAGCAAGGTGGACGAGCCGGAGGAGCGGGAAGATGAGCgataggaggaagaagaggagccgaCCCAACGTGGCATCCATTGGCTGCCACCGGCGGGGGACCGGGGCGGCAAGGTACGTCAATGGCGGGTTGTTGCCGTCCTCGAGGTGCTCGAGGACGACGTGGAGAGTGCGGCCGGGGGTGCCCCACCACAGGCGGCAGCCCTCGCTGTTCTTGGACCCCCGCACCACCGGCGCCGCGTTGGTGGAGGCCAGCCGCTGCGCCTGCCGGtgctggaagtacgccgcccaagcctCGTGGTTGCTGGCAGCGTACTGCGGGAAGGCCTGTTGCTCCTCCGTTAGCAACGCCCGCATGCGGGtgacctcgtcggcgaagtagtcggggCGCACGTCGACGTCAGGCAGCTGGGGGATGGGGACGCCCCCGGCGCTGAGCTTCCACCTCCCCAGCACACGCATGTCCGGAGGCGCCGACGCGTTGGCCTCGAACAGTAGGTATGACTCCCACTCGTGCAGCGAGCGGCGATCGAAGCCATTGGCCGCCGCCCCATCGCTGGGGAACCTCTCGCCCATCATCGCGGCTTGGAAAGAAGAGAGGGGAGGAACGTCGGCGGCGTCGGTGCACGGGAAGAGAGATCGGCTGCTGTGGGTGGGATGCGGCCTCAGGCGAGGGGGAGGCGCTGCTTATATAGCGGCCGGGGGGTGggcgccgtgtgtacgcgtggtgGGAGGTGGTGCCTCGCCGCGCCCGCGgtgcccgtgaggaatcaatggaaagCTGACCGGcgggcagccttggcattgattccccgcgggaaaccgaggcgacgAGGACGACAAGGCGCGtgggtcgctgactcggcgggcccgccttTTTCCGCGCCAAATTCTATTACCCCGGCGCctccgggcgccccccagcgcgccgggttcggcctgcatCCACCGACACCAATTTCGGTAGGCTCCTGGGGGCGCAACTGGGCCGATTTTTGAGCGCCGGCGCTAAAAAACACCTGGGGAGGCCTGTTAGGggcgcggttggagatgctctaaatctAGTAGTCTCATATAGAAGCGTTCTATGGGTCTGTAAAATTTTATTATGAAATGCACTAATTTGTGAAACTTAAACTGAATGCAGCAACTTCACGGCATGGCATTGGGAGATTGCAACACACATGTTGGAAGTTAAGATATGCTTTGGCAAGCAGCTAACAAAATCAGGGAGAAACGTTGCCTCTGAAAGAATGGAATCGTGGCCACACAAAATACACCTTTACGGTGGCTGCTGCCGATATACCTCGCAAAGATGGAAttgtgttggagttgtgtcgaatattgtgtacaaggtaggttacagttggacttgtagttgtattgtgtttagataggatacaGAGTCGTgccctagtaggacacttgtatcctagatctctcatatatagcggggctagacacacgatgtaacctatggcAACATAATAGCACCGAAACACAGGAGAaaccggcggcatgtgccggtgtccagagcgaccgggtgcggtattgtagcggtgtcatggggaggagcgcccatagtcaggccccg from Triticum aestivum cultivar Chinese Spring chromosome 4A, IWGSC CS RefSeq v2.1, whole genome shotgun sequence harbors:
- the LOC123084250 gene encoding uncharacterized protein, producing MGTARGVAARHARGVDEGCAMDVLAVLGFEGRTGLLCMMEAARYRPWSDLLPELLSLVLKRLPSLADRVHLRAVCHPWRSNCLLQPLPVPFPWLTLPDGTFLCIPGGEVHRMPAVPDGVSCRGSIDNWLFLMSSDDACTLMNPFSKTTLELPNLVSVWQRKVPYESDPTQLFYKLVVPSPVDLSPDSLIVALMMDEVNIGTVCISQPPMATYSLRGNRQPLYHPYDVAFFDGKLYAVTSIGKLFILEFCSNLGSNPKIKCVIESLGVCLGVPECVSGEKVCTFRLYLVECGGRLLMVQRFIRHLGPLCRDNIFENMQTIGFVVVEADLHSEPCRWRMISELGGHALFVGKHGSKSLPARECSGSQEDCIYFICDYAHPKFSMSPFHDSGVYNMGNGRITPLMSQTAAPAHDAGQWRPTWFFHAGAVSQIVMCMPNLFC